In Kineosporia sp. NBRC 101731, the DNA window GCGTCGGCGAATTCCTGCTTCCACGGTGGGGCTTTCGTGTGCTTTTACCGTGTCTTCGGGGGGCGTCATCGTCGTCGGCCCGTGGTGATGTTCACGTAAACATGCTAGCTTCCCCACACCAAAATGTTGACGTAAACATTCTGGTGTTCTTTCCAGAGAGGTAAAGAGATGACGATGGCGTCGGGCACCGCTCGCACGGTCCCGCCCTCGCGGCCGCCGGTACGGCGTAAGTCGCGCAAGGACTGGCGTGGCTGGATTTTCGTCGGACCGTTCATGGCTGTCTTCGCTCTGGTCTTCATCGCGCCGTTGGTCTACGCGATCTACCTGAGCACCTTCCGCAACCAGCTCATCGGCGGGAACAGCTTTGTCGGGCTCGACAACTACACGCAGCTGCTCCATGACGCGAGCTTCTGGCACGCGCTGCTGCGCGTCCTGCTCTTCCTGGTGATCCAGGTGCCGATCATGCTGGCCATCGCGCTCGGTGCGGCGATGGCGATCGACAGCGCCCGGCTCTACGGCGCGAACCTGTTCCGGATCGCACTCTTCCTGCCCTACGCTGTGCCGGCTGTCGTGGCCGTGCTGATGTGGGGCTTCATCTACGGTGACCAGTTCGGCCTGGTCGGTCAGCTGAACGAAGCGATCGGCACCGGGCTGAACCCGTTCGACAGCAGCTGGA includes these proteins:
- a CDS encoding sugar ABC transporter permease, with amino-acid sequence MASGTARTVPPSRPPVRRKSRKDWRGWIFVGPFMAVFALVFIAPLVYAIYLSTFRNQLIGGNSFVGLDNYTQLLHDASFWHALLRVLLFLVIQVPIMLAIALGAAMAIDSARLYGANLFRIALFLPYAVPAVVAVLMWGFIYGDQFGLVGQLNEAIGTGLNPFDSSWILISIGNIVTWSFVGYNMLIFYTTLKTIPAELYEAAELDGAGQFWIIRAIKLPALRGSMVIATIFSIIGSFQLFNEPNILRPLVENIITTDYTPNMYAYNLAFSGQQQNYAATVAIVMGVVTAVIAYVVQLRGSRTEDL